Proteins from one Ipomoea triloba cultivar NCNSP0323 chromosome 1, ASM357664v1 genomic window:
- the LOC116026745 gene encoding protein SMG7L-like codes for MNTKEAASFKDQKEKLNALLEIASVEKQLLTSIYSKGLLHKEVRELYHKARASYENIVLNDYKVVGLQEVEFSLWKLHYKHIDEYRKWIRQSNAEKRKGESLEEDTSSHHDIDKHMEGFKSFLSEASDFYRDLVKKLRRTCGLPGELLLRKKGDASSCLAGPTKLPQCQYACHRFLVCLGDLARYSELCKKHDACKWSAAATYYLEASWIWPDSGNPHNQLALLATYVGDPFLALYHCVRSLAVKEPFPDAWNNLMLLLEENRSSHFHSLSSEAHLDLLKPSEKALLRTRSQGSDGSSNDNKLEGTESVSSGKSDIWRLFVRLISFFLLRSSLEDFPHTLASTVRQLEAMMALGDEDLKAALESYQFMDPSREGPYRTLQLVTIFIFIIHCLTESDEGEVQKEDIEPESSLTKLALTATFICAGRIVERCVNGGKLEECLLLPTVLVFVEWLANTLERAEAHAGDERVTSAMSYFFGAFADLLNRVDLSYNEEVAPDNTALWEDHELKGFDPMARAHMKLDFTGHRECMENFCSRNTSRSRRIFLVGTKIAGRSGDLVRNWLVYDNFEKRFSSLVAKSRDQGHEPQELIQQSSGSTNEQRENRNHSGFINSQSSAAEEEEVILFKPIITRHNSAPASTSRPSSDRVSAEGTKEEGASSDESLRRASSLFVGQSQSQTADTFSFRPDTTNNPRLSSPLKPQEPVLKDSSAYPAGPPSLKAWVIDKETLSESFNALSITETKDPIVSSSHVSAAAILDAPPPPYASPVPSAPLLPEDASWFKGSKEGDGILGASPMSGYSYTNWHPTRGPFNFVRGAPSFLDGYSPLQGMSSSEWLYHYRNRQNFDRANTHFWPSHFNNVPPSTYPNNLNAPNMARYDLLDQWGNPLASSPAALYLETPPQMLPSPLIPGPDEHRRDKPIFGYQRPSPYVCGTGLELRSEQPALLHYLKERELQLQPEYQFRGPSFMGN; via the exons ATGAATACGAAAGAGGCTGCCTCGTTCAAAGATCAAAAGGAAAAGCTCAATGCTCTTCTTGAG ATTGCTAGTGTAGAGAAACAATTGTTGACGTCGATATATTCTAAAGGTCTTTTGCATAAAGAGGTCCGTGAGCTTTACCATAAGGCCCGTGCTAGCTATGAGAACATCGTTTTGAATGATTACAAAGTGGTGGGGCTTCAAGAAGTTGAGTTCTCTTTATGGAAGCTTCACTATAAGCACATTGATGAGTATCGGAAATGGATACGACAATCGAATGCGGAGAAAAGGAAAGGTGAAAGTTTAGAGGAGGATACGAGTTCCCATCACGATATCGATAAACATATGGAAGGGTTCAAGTCGTTTCTATCTGAAGCTAGTGACTTTTATCGGGATTTAGTTAAGAAACTTAGAAGAACGTGTGGACTTCCCGGGGAACTCTTACTGCGAAAGAAGGGCGATGCCTCCTCGTGCTTGGCGGGACCTACGAAGCTCCCGCAATGCCAATATGCGTGCCATCGCTTTTTGGTTTGCCTTGGAGATCTTGCTAGGTATAGTGAACTTTGTAAGAAACACGATGCTTGTAAGTGGTCAGCTGCAGCCACGTATTATCTCGAAGCATCGTGGATATGGCCCGATAGTGGAAACCCGCATAATCAG CTTGCACTCTTGGCAACGTACGTTGGCGATCCTTTCCTTGCGTTGTATCATTGTGTAAGGAGTTTGGCTGTCAAGGAGCCTTTTCCCGATGCCTGGAATAACCTTATGCTTCTCTTAGAGGAG AACAGGTCATCTCACTTCCACTCCCTTTCGAGCGAGGCACACCTTGATTTGCTAAAACCGTCAGAAAAAGCGCTCTTGCGTACTAGATCCCAAGGAAGTGACGGTTCGTCAAATGACAATAAATTGGAAGGCACTGAAAGTGTTTCCTCGGGGAAATCTGATATATGGCGCCTGTTTGTCAGATTGATAAGTTTCTTTCTATTAAGATCCAG TTTAGAGGATTTTCCCCACACCCTTGCTTCCACGGTTAGACAATTAGAAGCTATGATGGCGTTAGGCGATGAAGACCTAAAGGCTGCACTTGAATCGTATCAGTTTATGGATCCATCGAGAGAGGGCCCTTATCGTACCCTACAACTCGTTaccattttcatcttcatcatccaCTGCCTGACCGAGAGCGATGAAGGGGAGGTGCAGAAAGAGGATATCGAGCCCGAGTCTAGCTTGACTAAATTAGCACTGACTGCTACTTTCATTTGCGCGGGGCGCATTGTTGAGCGATGTGTCAACGGGGGTAAGTTAGAAGAATGCCTGCTCTTGCCCACTGTGCTGGTGTTCGTTGAATGGTTAGCGAACACACTTGAAAGAGCAGAAGCTCACGCGGGAGATGAAAGGGTCACGAGTGCCATGTCTTACTTTTTTGGTGCCTTTGCTGATCTTCTGAACCGGGTTGATCTTAGTTATAATGAAGAAGTTGCTCCAGACAACACTGCTCTCTGGGAGGACCACGAGCTGAAGGGGTTCGACCCAATGGCCCGTGCACACATGAAGTTGGATTTCACGGGCCATCGGGAATGCATGGAGAACTTCTGTAGCAGGAATACATCTAGGTCTCGACGCATATTTCTTGTTGGGACTAAAATTGCAGGCAGGTCAGGTGATTTGGTGCGTAATTGGCTCGTGtatgataattttgaaaaaagattCAGCTCTTTGGTAGCAAAATCCCGAGACCAGGGTCATGAACCGCAAGAACTAATTCAACAGAGTTCTGGAAGCACAAACGAGCAGAGGGAAAATCGAAATCATTCGGGTTTTATTAACAGCCAGTCCAGTGCTGCAGAGGAGGAAGAAGTGATTCTCTTTAAGCCCATCATCACGAGACATAACTCAGCTCCTGCTTCTACATCCCGCCCCTCGAGTGATCGTGTCTCTGCTGAAGGAACGAAGGAAGAAGGGGCAAGCAGTGATGAGTCCTTGCGTCGTGCCTCCTCGCTTTTTGTCGGGCAAAGCCAATCCCAGACTGCAGATACTTTCAGTTTCCGCCCTGATACCACTAATAACCCGAGATTGAGTAGTCCATTGAAGCCCCAAGAGCCTGTCTTGAAAGACTCCTCAGCTTACCCTGCTGGACCTCCATCCCTCAAGGCATGGGTCATTGACAAAGAAACTCTCAGTGAATCCTTCAATGCCCTTTCGATTACTGAAACAAAAGATCCCATAGTTAGTTCCTCCCATGTTTCTGCAGCAGCAATTCTCGATGCCCCTCCTCCGCCTTATGCAAGTCCAGTGCCTTCTGCCCCGCTTTTACCCGAAGATGCCTCGTGGTTCAAGGGCAGCAAGGAAGGCGATGGCATTCTCGGGGCATCACCAATGAGTGGATACTCATACACGAACTGGCATCCAACTCGGGGACCATTCAATTTCGTGAGAGGAGCTCCAAGTTTTCTCGACGGATACTCGCCACTGCAAGGGATGAGCTCGTCCGAATGGCTATACCATTACAGAAACAGGCAGAATTTCGATCGAGCCAACACTCACTTCTGGCCATCTCACTTCAATAATGTACCACCATCAACCTACCCCAATAATCTGAATGCACCTAACATGGCGAGGTACGATCTTTTAGACCAGTGGGGGAACCCGTTGGCTTCGAGCCCTGCAGCGCTGTATTTGGAGACCCCCCCGCAGATGCTTCCCAGTCCTCTCATCCCGGGCCCTGACGAACACAGAAGAGACAAGCCCATTTTTGGGTACCAAAGACCGTCCCCTTATGTCTGTGGCACGGGTTTAGAGCTAAGATCAGAGCAGCCAGCATTGCTGCACTATCTGAAAGAGAGAGAGCTTCAGTTGCAGCCAGAGTATCAGTTCAGAGGTCCATCTTTTATGGGGAACTGA
- the LOC115996306 gene encoding late embryogenesis abundant protein At3g53040-like, whose amino-acid sequence MHPYGIRGILMQRCDVVEMPPVLPSFNSIFFSHAFKPPSALLPKIYLSQKLNKHKNLINLDFAVAAMSSSMTKNAIMSFLSKATRPPSPSSSPRPKFSRVCFSSASSPQGFNASEDYKRRDYEKGYAGDRTVGDAAAEVAEKTRESAREAADRTKERTHEMKEDAKGGARDAKDRAKEYAHDATERTKEGASKAADKAREYANRTKDTTKETAGAAAERTKEGANKAAEAAESIGEKAKQTVQGAWGAAKETGQKIKESVVGKSEDVEDYVEDHTKPPRKVSPEEKTMDDEDVVELRRRAGDNKKF is encoded by the exons ATGCACCCCTATGGAATACGTGGCATTTTGATGCAAAGGTGTGATGTTGTGGAGATGCCACCAGTTCTCCCCTCTTTCAACTCCATCTTCTTCTCCCATGCATTTAAACCTCCCTCAGCTCTCCTCCCCAAAATCTATCTATCGCAGAaactaaacaaacacaaaaatcTGATCAATCTTGATTTCGCAGTAGCTGCCATGTCGTCGTCTATGACCAAAAACGCCATAATGTCTTTCCTCTCTAAGGCTACTCGTCCTCCATCCCCTTCCTCCTCTCCCCGACCCAAATTCTCCAGAGTTTGCTTCTCCTCAGCCTCCTCCCCCCAG GGTTTTAATGCATCGGAGGATTACAAGCGTAGAGACTACGAGAAAGGGTACGCGGGAGACAGGACGGTGGGGGACGCGGCGGCGGAGGTGGCGGAGAAGACGCGGGAGAGCGCGCGAGAAGCCGCGGACAGGACCAAGGAGAGAACCCACGAAATGAAGGAGGACGCCAAAGGCGGCGCCCGGGACGCCAAGGACAGGGCGAAGGAGTACGCGCACGACGCCACGGAGAGGACCAAGGAAGGGGCGAGCAAGGCGGCGGACAAGGCCAGAGAGTACGCGAACAGGACGAAGGACACGACGAAGGAGACCGCGGGGGCGGCGGCGGAGAGGACTAAGGAAGGGGCGAATAAGGCGGCGGAGGCGGCGGAGAGCATAGGGGAGAAGGCGAAGCAGACGGTGCAGGGGGCGTGGGGGGCGGCGAAGGAGACGGGTCAGAAGATTAAGGAGAGTGTGGTGGGGAAATCGGAGGATGTGGAGGACTACGTTGAAGATCACACCAAGCCGCCGAGGAAGGTGTCGCCGGAGGAGAAGACGATGGACGATGAGGATGTGGTGGAGCTCAGGAGGCGTGCCGGTGACAATAAAAAATTCTGA